A window of Sphingobacterium sp. SRCM116780 contains these coding sequences:
- the cas2 gene encoding CRISPR-associated endonuclease Cas2 has translation MYVILVYDIGEKRVGKMLKLCRRYLNWIQNSVFEGEITEVKLKELLVMAKKIMILDEDSILVFKSRDEKWLQKEVLGKEKNELNTFL, from the coding sequence ATGTACGTAATACTGGTTTATGATATTGGGGAAAAACGTGTTGGGAAAATGTTGAAATTATGTCGTAGATACTTAAATTGGATTCAGAATTCTGTATTCGAAGGTGAAATAACAGAAGTAAAACTGAAAGAACTATTAGTGATGGCAAAAAAAATCATGATATTAGATGAGGATAGTATTTTGGTATTTAAAAGTCGTGATGAAAAATGGTTACAGAAAGAGGTCCTTGGGAAAGAAAAAAATGAATTAAACACCTTCTTATAA
- the cas1b gene encoding type I-B CRISPR-associated endonuclease Cas1b, whose amino-acid sequence MKKTYYLFNPGRMSRKDNTLKFTPVDENGKEGQVKYIPVEGVSDLFCFGSLDANSALYNFLGKAGIAVHFFDYYEHYTGSFHPKEYLLAGKMQIEQTRSYIDKRKRMAIAQKFITGAAFNMGKNLRYYINRDKEDLSPTLEVMESYASLISNSHAIDELMGIEGNIRQTYYSAFDTIISTDFQMENRSKRPPQNEINALISFGNMLCYTLCLSQIYHTQLNPTISFLHEPGYRRFSLALDIAEIFKPILVDRTIFRLLNKKEIQAKDFDHQVNSCLLKESGRKTFVRVWEERINETFKHPVLKRNVSYKHLIKLECYKLTKHILGLEEYKPFKARW is encoded by the coding sequence ATGAAGAAAACATATTATCTCTTCAATCCTGGACGGATGAGTCGCAAGGATAATACACTTAAATTTACACCTGTTGATGAGAATGGAAAAGAAGGACAAGTCAAGTATATTCCTGTTGAAGGAGTTTCAGATTTATTTTGTTTTGGTAGCCTAGATGCAAATAGCGCTTTATACAATTTTTTAGGGAAAGCAGGTATTGCTGTTCATTTTTTTGATTATTATGAACATTATACAGGTTCTTTTCATCCAAAAGAATATCTATTGGCAGGTAAAATGCAGATCGAACAAACGAGAAGCTATATCGATAAACGAAAAAGAATGGCTATAGCTCAAAAATTTATAACTGGAGCAGCATTCAATATGGGAAAGAATTTACGTTATTATATCAATCGAGATAAAGAAGACCTCTCTCCTACTTTGGAGGTGATGGAAAGCTATGCTTCCTTAATTAGTAATTCTCATGCAATCGATGAATTGATGGGAATAGAAGGCAATATTAGACAGACTTATTATTCAGCGTTCGATACCATTATTTCAACAGATTTTCAAATGGAGAATCGTAGTAAACGACCTCCTCAAAATGAAATTAATGCATTAATTTCATTTGGCAATATGCTATGTTATACCCTATGTCTAAGTCAAATATATCATACACAATTGAATCCTACGATCAGTTTTTTACATGAACCTGGTTATAGGAGATTTTCACTTGCGCTGGATATCGCTGAAATTTTTAAACCAATATTAGTTGATCGTACCATTTTTAGACTCCTAAATAAAAAAGAAATACAAGCAAAAGATTTTGACCATCAGGTCAATAGTTGTTTACTCAAAGAATCTGGTCGAAAAACATTCGTACGTGTCTGGGAAGAACGAATCAATGAAACTTTTAAACATCCTGTATTAAAAAGAAACGTGAGTTATAAACATCTTATAAAATTAGAGTGCTATAAGTTAACCAAACACATTTTAGGGTTGGAAGAGTATAAACCTTTTAAAGCTAGATGGTAA